A genomic region of Corallococcus soli contains the following coding sequences:
- a CDS encoding carbohydrate porin: MRKQAWVGGMLAWALLGSGTGLAAETKMPPGLTGGWGGARGLLFEMGVALQVRYATELAFNARGGKGHALRQAGQLDVGLGVDLEKLAGVKGGTFQFTFTHRNGNNLGADMELGNLQLVQEVYGRGNVGRLTQLWYEQRFWDGRVHWKLGRVTMGEDTADFPCDFQNLSFCGAQPGNLVGNYWFNWPVSQWGTRLRLDVAKGGYVQLAAYEVNPRNLDPSFYLGRFSGATGVMLPLEVGWNPKFLGGTLEGLYKLGAWYDTSNASDVLLDGEVRSGRYGAYFVARQQVTHAPNAPNQAQRLNVFVRLTHTDRNTSNVDSQYTAGLEYTGVFGRADDDVGFALGRTHSNGRYVTSQRLKRLQDPTTRVPGTEYLGELFYSLRATPWLVLRPNLQLIRPGANEDARNVIVLGLKGALSL, encoded by the coding sequence ATGCGGAAGCAGGCCTGGGTGGGCGGGATGTTGGCGTGGGCCCTGCTGGGCTCGGGCACGGGGCTGGCGGCCGAGACGAAGATGCCCCCGGGGCTCACCGGCGGCTGGGGCGGCGCGCGCGGGCTGCTCTTCGAGATGGGCGTGGCGCTCCAGGTCCGCTACGCGACGGAGCTGGCCTTCAACGCGCGCGGCGGCAAGGGGCATGCGCTGCGGCAGGCGGGCCAGCTCGACGTGGGGCTCGGCGTGGACCTGGAGAAGCTGGCGGGGGTGAAGGGCGGCACCTTCCAGTTCACCTTCACGCACCGCAACGGCAACAACCTGGGCGCGGACATGGAGCTGGGGAACCTCCAACTGGTGCAGGAGGTGTACGGCCGCGGCAACGTGGGGCGCCTCACGCAGCTCTGGTACGAGCAGCGCTTCTGGGACGGCCGCGTGCACTGGAAGCTGGGCCGCGTCACGATGGGCGAGGACACGGCGGACTTCCCCTGCGACTTCCAGAACCTGTCCTTCTGCGGCGCGCAGCCCGGCAACCTCGTGGGCAACTACTGGTTCAACTGGCCGGTGAGCCAGTGGGGCACGCGGCTGCGCCTGGACGTGGCGAAGGGGGGCTACGTGCAGCTCGCCGCGTACGAGGTGAACCCGCGCAACCTGGACCCGTCCTTCTACCTGGGGCGCTTCAGCGGAGCGACGGGGGTGATGCTGCCGCTGGAGGTGGGGTGGAACCCGAAGTTCCTCGGGGGGACGCTGGAGGGGCTCTACAAGCTGGGCGCCTGGTACGACACATCCAACGCGAGCGACGTGCTGCTGGACGGCGAGGTGCGCAGCGGGCGCTATGGCGCGTACTTCGTGGCGCGCCAGCAGGTCACCCACGCCCCCAACGCGCCGAACCAGGCCCAGAGGCTCAACGTCTTCGTGCGCCTCACGCACACGGACCGGAACACCTCCAATGTGGACAGCCAGTACACCGCGGGCCTGGAGTACACGGGCGTCTTCGGCCGGGCGGATGACGACGTGGGGTTCGCGCTGGGCCGCACGCACTCCAATGGCCGGTACGTCACGTCCCAGCGGCTGAAGCGGTTGCAGGACCCCACCACGCGGGTCCCCGGCACGGAGTACCTGGGCGAGCTGTTCTACAGCCTCCGCGCGACGCCGTGGCTGGTGCTGCGGCCCAACCTCCAGCTCATCCGCCCGGGCGCCAACGAGGACGCGCGCAACGTCATCGTGCTGGGCCTCAAGGGCGCCCTGAGCCTCTGA
- the aspS gene encoding aspartate--tRNA ligase, whose translation MAVPFISEVKRTHTCGQLTAANVGEEVVLFGWVHNRRDHGGAVFIDLRDREGLTQVVFEPDSKEAHDIAGSLRLEFCVGIKGKVLSRGKNVNPKMKTGEIEVKASDLTIFNRSEPTPFLIEDNVDTSEEKRLSHRYLDLRRGPLQRTLMTRSKMNALTRQYMNGNSFLELETPFMGKYTPGGARNFLVPSRLNPGKFYALAESPQLYKQLFMVAGFDRYFQIVKCFRDEDLRLDRQPEFTQIDVEMSFVTQDDIFTIIEGLLKKLWGEVLGLDIPTPFQRMDFYESMAKYGNDKPDLRFGLEHIVLTDLIREHGAQGGVPMMWDAVQEKGIVKAMVVPAEKALSRAESDKLEDFAKQAGAKGLARAKVGEGGEWTQSPLSKTITPALRLAINQACNAKPGDLLLFQFGRESLVHTVMANLRVHVAKKLGLIPEYGSGGQWKFLWVVNPPLFEFDEDTNTWAAAHHAFTRPHDEDVPFLLTDPGRVKCHRYDVVLNGFEIGGGSIRLHDPKVQSEVFQALGIQEEEARTKFGFLLDALKFGAPPHGGIALGMDRLVMLLTGAESLRDVIPFPKTKTGTDTMTGAPGDVDEKQLRELHVRTVPLPQK comes from the coding sequence ATGGCGGTCCCGTTCATCTCCGAGGTCAAGCGTACCCATACCTGTGGTCAGCTCACGGCCGCGAACGTCGGCGAAGAGGTCGTCCTCTTCGGCTGGGTGCACAACCGCCGCGACCACGGCGGCGCGGTGTTCATCGACCTGCGGGACCGCGAGGGGCTGACGCAGGTGGTGTTCGAGCCGGACAGCAAGGAGGCCCATGACATCGCGGGCAGCCTGCGCCTGGAGTTCTGCGTCGGCATCAAGGGCAAGGTGCTGTCGCGCGGCAAGAACGTGAACCCGAAGATGAAGACGGGGGAGATCGAGGTGAAGGCCTCGGACCTGACCATCTTCAACCGTTCGGAGCCCACGCCGTTCCTCATCGAGGACAACGTGGACACGTCCGAGGAGAAGCGGCTGTCGCACCGCTACCTGGACCTGCGCCGGGGACCCCTGCAGCGCACGCTGATGACGCGCTCGAAGATGAACGCGCTCACCCGTCAGTACATGAACGGGAACAGCTTCCTGGAGCTGGAGACGCCCTTCATGGGCAAGTACACGCCGGGCGGCGCGCGCAACTTCCTGGTGCCCAGCCGGCTGAACCCGGGCAAGTTCTACGCGCTGGCGGAGAGCCCGCAGCTGTACAAGCAGCTGTTCATGGTCGCGGGCTTCGACCGGTACTTCCAGATCGTGAAGTGCTTCCGCGACGAGGACCTGCGCCTGGACCGGCAGCCGGAGTTCACGCAGATCGACGTGGAGATGAGCTTCGTCACCCAGGACGACATCTTCACCATCATCGAAGGGCTGCTGAAGAAGCTGTGGGGCGAGGTGCTGGGCCTGGACATCCCCACGCCGTTCCAGCGGATGGACTTCTACGAGTCCATGGCGAAGTACGGCAACGACAAGCCGGACCTGCGGTTCGGGCTGGAGCACATCGTGCTCACCGACCTCATCCGGGAGCATGGCGCCCAGGGCGGCGTGCCCATGATGTGGGACGCGGTGCAGGAGAAGGGCATCGTCAAGGCGATGGTCGTCCCGGCGGAGAAGGCGCTGTCCCGCGCGGAGAGCGACAAGCTGGAGGACTTCGCGAAGCAGGCGGGCGCGAAGGGCCTGGCGCGCGCGAAGGTGGGCGAGGGCGGCGAGTGGACCCAGTCCCCGCTGTCCAAGACCATCACGCCGGCGCTGCGGCTGGCCATCAACCAGGCGTGCAACGCGAAGCCGGGCGACCTCTTGCTGTTCCAGTTCGGCCGCGAGTCGCTGGTGCACACGGTGATGGCGAACCTGCGCGTGCACGTGGCGAAGAAGCTGGGCCTCATCCCCGAGTACGGCAGCGGCGGCCAGTGGAAGTTCCTCTGGGTCGTGAACCCGCCCCTCTTCGAGTTCGACGAGGACACGAACACCTGGGCGGCGGCGCACCACGCCTTCACCCGTCCGCACGACGAGGACGTGCCGTTCCTGCTGACGGATCCGGGCCGCGTGAAGTGCCACCGCTACGACGTGGTGCTCAACGGCTTCGAGATCGGCGGCGGCTCCATCCGCCTGCATGATCCGAAGGTGCAGTCGGAGGTGTTCCAGGCGCTGGGCATCCAGGAGGAGGAGGCGCGCACGAAGTTCGGCTTCCTGCTGGACGCGCTCAAGTTCGGCGCGCCCCCGCACGGTGGCATCGCGCTGGGCATGGACCGGCTGGTGATGCTGCTGACGGGCGCGGAGTCCCTGCGCGACGTGATCCCCTTCCCCAAGACGAAGACGGGCACCGACACGATGACGGGCGCGCCCGGCGACGTGGACGAGAAGCAGCTGCGCGAGCTGCACGTGCGCACCGTGCCGCTGCCGCAGAAGTAG
- a CDS encoding cupin-like domain-containing protein translates to MALSPSWHAWLSENLLRGVAAEALTRVLVSEGVDAEDARREVERAARHPAVEAGARYVALGAEVASLLDVRAALHAQAGVGVERRRGVSADEFRDRYYRAHQPVILEDFLEDWPLLEHWRPEALARTHGDVEVEVMTGREARLDHDVSPDACRTVMRLADFLHRLEHGGPTNDLYLTARNFALERPELRGLLDDVRFPPGFLHPRPAPGGIKLWVGPAGTRTALHHDVDSVMFGQVHGRKRFWLVPSFETARVYNHTHVWSAVDASAPDLARFPAFGTAHVREVVLGPGELLFIPVGWWHQVHALDVSVSVTFQSLDLPGGNARWHTSG, encoded by the coding sequence ATGGCCCTGTCACCCTCGTGGCATGCATGGCTGTCGGAGAACCTGCTGCGCGGCGTGGCGGCGGAAGCGCTGACCCGGGTGCTGGTCTCCGAGGGGGTGGACGCGGAGGACGCGCGGCGGGAAGTGGAGCGCGCGGCCCGGCACCCGGCGGTGGAGGCGGGGGCCCGGTACGTGGCGCTGGGCGCGGAGGTGGCGTCGCTGCTGGACGTCCGTGCCGCGCTGCATGCACAGGCAGGGGTGGGGGTGGAGCGGCGGCGGGGCGTGTCCGCCGACGAGTTCCGCGACCGCTACTACCGCGCGCACCAGCCCGTCATCCTGGAGGACTTCCTGGAGGACTGGCCGCTGCTGGAGCACTGGCGGCCGGAGGCGCTCGCGCGCACGCACGGGGACGTGGAGGTGGAGGTCATGACGGGCCGCGAGGCCCGCTTGGACCATGACGTGTCCCCGGATGCGTGCCGCACGGTGATGCGGCTGGCGGACTTCCTCCACCGGCTGGAGCACGGCGGGCCCACCAATGATCTGTACCTCACCGCGCGCAACTTCGCGCTGGAGCGGCCGGAGCTGCGCGGGCTGCTGGACGACGTGCGCTTTCCTCCCGGCTTCCTGCACCCACGGCCCGCGCCCGGGGGCATCAAGCTGTGGGTGGGCCCGGCCGGCACGCGCACGGCGCTGCACCATGACGTGGACTCGGTGATGTTCGGCCAGGTGCATGGGCGCAAGCGCTTCTGGCTGGTGCCCTCGTTCGAGACGGCGCGCGTGTACAACCACACGCACGTGTGGAGCGCGGTGGACGCGTCGGCGCCGGACCTGGCGCGCTTCCCCGCCTTCGGCACGGCGCACGTGCGCGAGGTGGTGCTGGGGCCCGGCGAGCTGCTCTTCATCCCGGTGGGCTGGTGGCACCAGGTGCATGCGCTCGACGTGAGCGTGTCGGTGACGTTCCAATCCCTGGACCTGCCGGGCGGCAATGCACGGTGGCACACCTCCGGTTGA
- a CDS encoding outer membrane beta-barrel protein produces the protein MLRRTLQCGALLFPLLGAGSALAEKKQGDVNVFLKGGVGDYTGALGELSSTGPQWGLTLNVQPTTFLGLEVGYEGSQNKVSDTRLFDGPSLVRNGGSALIKVSPPFLTAVRPFAGVGLGLSYVDVRGAGAGLYDSDLMEEVPLAVGLEFNTGGLTAGVRGTYRVLIDQDFADAAANDDGGGLMDASLTLGARF, from the coding sequence ATGCTTCGAAGAACCCTCCAGTGCGGCGCCCTGCTCTTCCCGCTGCTGGGCGCGGGGAGCGCGCTCGCGGAGAAGAAGCAGGGGGACGTGAACGTGTTCCTGAAGGGCGGCGTGGGGGACTACACGGGCGCCCTGGGGGAGCTGTCCAGCACGGGCCCGCAGTGGGGCCTGACGCTCAACGTCCAGCCCACCACCTTCCTGGGCCTGGAGGTCGGCTACGAGGGCTCGCAGAACAAGGTGAGCGACACGCGCCTCTTCGACGGGCCCTCGCTGGTGCGCAACGGCGGCAGCGCGCTCATCAAGGTGTCGCCGCCCTTCCTGACCGCGGTGCGCCCCTTCGCGGGCGTGGGCCTGGGCCTGTCCTACGTGGACGTGCGCGGCGCGGGCGCGGGCCTCTACGACTCGGACCTGATGGAGGAGGTGCCGCTCGCGGTGGGCCTGGAGTTCAACACCGGGGGCCTCACCGCCGGCGTGCGCGGCACCTACCGCGTGCTCATCGACCAGGACTTCGCGGACGCTGCGGCGAACGACGACGGCGGCGGGCTGATGGACGCGTCGCTCACGCTGGGCGCGCGCTTCTAG
- a CDS encoding YHS domain-containing protein, which translates to MKGVQEQGQGKHWDPVCGRQLEAPEGNPSSEYKKRRYFFCSEGCRTAFERQAERFRLNELARAGALMSPGRVRWGLA; encoded by the coding sequence ATGAAGGGCGTTCAGGAACAGGGGCAGGGCAAGCACTGGGACCCCGTGTGCGGCAGGCAGCTGGAGGCCCCGGAGGGCAATCCGTCATCGGAGTACAAGAAGCGCCGGTACTTCTTCTGTTCGGAGGGCTGCCGCACCGCCTTCGAGCGTCAGGCGGAGCGCTTCCGTCTCAACGAGCTGGCGCGGGCCGGCGCGCTGATGTCACCGGGCCGGGTCCGCTGGGGGCTTGCGTAG
- the secF gene encoding protein translocase subunit SecF, giving the protein MQILKHKTNIDFISKRKPALFISTLINLAIIVGIATVGFNFGVDFAGGTVVELKFNTPTTEEQVRERAQAGGLHDVTVQRVGPAEENSFLLRMGGVTQLTAENAESAKAAIQGLGETRSVYADMANGIVNFRSAQPMSAEAVKKAVEGAGIGVQEVRDLGANQGGNGFDYQVVASGMADKVFAALGTGMEKPDFEQRRVDYVGPQVGKQLRNRGVMALLYSMFAILIYVAFRFDFKFGPGALLAMLHDVIMVAGYYLVSQREFNLTSIAALLTIVGYSVNDTIVIYDRIREDMVKYKGKGLPEIINIAVNDTLGRTILTSGVTALSLIGLLIFGVGEIFDFAMAMLVGILVGTYSSVYIASPVVIWLGERAAQREAHSGAKQEPNAA; this is encoded by the coding sequence ATGCAGATTCTCAAGCACAAGACGAACATCGACTTCATCAGCAAGCGCAAGCCGGCGCTCTTCATCTCCACGCTCATCAACCTGGCCATCATCGTGGGCATCGCCACGGTGGGGTTCAACTTCGGCGTGGACTTCGCCGGCGGCACGGTGGTGGAGCTGAAGTTCAACACGCCCACCACCGAGGAGCAGGTGCGCGAGCGCGCGCAGGCCGGCGGTCTGCACGACGTGACGGTCCAGCGGGTCGGCCCGGCCGAGGAGAACTCCTTCCTCCTGCGCATGGGCGGCGTCACGCAGCTCACCGCGGAGAACGCGGAGAGCGCCAAGGCCGCCATCCAGGGCCTGGGCGAGACGCGCAGCGTCTACGCGGACATGGCGAACGGCATCGTCAACTTCCGCTCCGCGCAGCCCATGTCCGCCGAAGCGGTGAAGAAGGCCGTGGAGGGCGCCGGCATCGGCGTGCAGGAGGTGCGTGACCTGGGCGCGAACCAGGGCGGCAACGGCTTCGACTACCAGGTTGTCGCGAGCGGCATGGCGGACAAGGTGTTCGCCGCGCTGGGCACCGGCATGGAGAAGCCGGACTTCGAACAGCGGCGCGTGGACTACGTGGGACCGCAGGTGGGCAAGCAGCTGCGCAACCGCGGCGTCATGGCGCTGCTGTACTCCATGTTCGCGATCCTCATCTACGTGGCGTTCCGGTTCGACTTCAAGTTCGGTCCGGGCGCGCTGCTCGCGATGCTCCACGACGTCATCATGGTCGCGGGCTACTACCTGGTGAGTCAGCGCGAGTTCAACCTCACGTCCATCGCCGCGCTGCTCACCATCGTGGGCTACTCGGTGAACGACACCATCGTCATCTACGACCGCATCCGCGAGGACATGGTGAAGTACAAGGGCAAGGGCCTGCCGGAGATCATCAACATCGCCGTCAACGACACGCTGGGCCGCACCATCCTCACCTCCGGCGTGACGGCGCTGTCGCTCATCGGTCTGCTCATCTTCGGCGTGGGGGAGATCTTCGACTTCGCCATGGCGATGCTGGTGGGCATCCTGGTGGGCACGTACTCGTCCGTGTACATCGCCAGCCCGGTGGTCATCTGGCTGGGCGAGCGCGCGGCGCAGCGCGAGGCGCACTCGGGCGCCAAGCAGGAGCCGAACGCGGCCTGA
- the recJ gene encoding single-stranded-DNA-specific exonuclease RecJ, with translation MRWLLPDVVEQEVGLLAGELSLHPLAARVLLHRGYRTPEAASAFLSDRLADLPDPFRMKGMTGAVERILRALRLKEKVTLYGDYDVDGVSSTSLMYLFLKELGATPATYIPHRLDEGYGLNLGAVERIAQDGTRLLVTLDCGITSVAEIARAREMGLDVVVVDHHTVPPTLPPAVAVLNPHQPGCEYPTKVLCAAGVAFNLCMGLRKRLRDDGFFATRKEPNLKSLMDLVALATVADVVPLTGANRILVAHGLQELSQGRRPGIRALKEVAGLEPDATVTAGQVGFRLGPRINAAGRLHDASLGLQLLCADSVEAARSLAQVLDRANAERQGIESSILTQALAQAEEHRDARGLVLYDEGWHPGVIGIVASRVVERYHRPTVMVGVKDGVGKGSARSIEAFHLYDALTGCSDLLTRYGGHKHAAGLTVDAGNLPAFREAFEKIAFQRLSPEDLIPRCRVDAVVNPRDLDASAVESLQRLGPFGQGNPEPVLVLRGQTARPRVLPAKSGVSGAGHLKLALLDAPELDAIGFGMADRVSMVEGPVDLAFQAGFDTFRGQRKLSLRLKDLRQAA, from the coding sequence ATGCGGTGGTTGCTTCCAGACGTCGTTGAGCAGGAGGTCGGGTTGCTGGCGGGAGAGCTCTCGCTGCACCCGTTGGCGGCGAGGGTGTTGCTGCATCGCGGCTACCGGACGCCGGAGGCGGCGTCGGCCTTCCTGTCGGACCGGTTGGCGGACCTGCCGGACCCGTTCCGGATGAAGGGCATGACGGGCGCGGTGGAGCGCATCCTCCGCGCGCTGCGCCTCAAGGAGAAGGTGACGCTCTACGGGGACTACGACGTGGACGGCGTCAGCTCCACGTCGCTCATGTACCTGTTCCTGAAGGAGCTGGGCGCCACCCCGGCCACGTACATCCCGCACCGGCTGGACGAGGGCTACGGCCTCAACCTGGGCGCGGTGGAGCGCATCGCGCAGGACGGCACGCGCCTGCTGGTGACGCTGGACTGCGGCATCACGTCCGTGGCGGAGATTGCCCGCGCGCGGGAGATGGGCCTGGACGTCGTCGTGGTGGACCACCACACGGTGCCGCCCACGCTGCCGCCCGCGGTGGCGGTGCTCAACCCGCACCAGCCCGGCTGCGAGTACCCCACGAAGGTGCTGTGCGCGGCCGGGGTGGCCTTCAACCTCTGCATGGGGCTGCGCAAGCGCCTGCGCGACGACGGCTTCTTCGCCACGCGCAAGGAGCCCAACCTCAAGTCGCTGATGGACCTGGTGGCACTGGCCACCGTGGCGGACGTGGTGCCGCTCACCGGCGCCAACCGCATCCTCGTGGCGCACGGCCTCCAGGAGCTGTCCCAGGGCCGCCGCCCCGGCATCCGCGCGCTGAAGGAGGTGGCCGGGCTGGAGCCGGACGCCACCGTCACGGCGGGGCAGGTGGGCTTCCGCCTGGGGCCCCGCATCAACGCCGCCGGACGCCTGCACGACGCGTCGCTGGGTCTCCAGCTGCTGTGCGCGGACTCCGTGGAGGCGGCGCGCTCGCTGGCGCAGGTGTTGGATCGCGCGAACGCGGAGCGCCAGGGCATCGAGAGCAGCATCCTCACGCAGGCGCTGGCGCAGGCGGAGGAGCACCGGGACGCGCGCGGGCTGGTGCTCTACGACGAGGGCTGGCACCCGGGCGTCATCGGCATCGTCGCGTCGCGCGTGGTGGAGCGCTACCACCGGCCCACGGTGATGGTGGGCGTGAAGGACGGGGTGGGGAAGGGCTCGGCGCGCAGCATCGAGGCGTTCCACCTGTACGACGCGCTCACCGGCTGTTCGGACCTGCTCACGCGCTACGGCGGGCACAAGCACGCCGCCGGCCTCACCGTGGACGCGGGGAACCTGCCCGCCTTCCGCGAGGCCTTCGAGAAGATCGCCTTCCAGCGCCTGTCGCCCGAGGACCTGATTCCGCGCTGCCGCGTGGACGCGGTGGTGAACCCCCGCGACCTGGACGCCTCCGCGGTGGAGTCGCTCCAGCGGCTGGGGCCCTTCGGTCAGGGCAACCCGGAGCCGGTGCTGGTGCTGCGGGGTCAGACGGCGCGCCCGCGCGTGCTGCCCGCGAAGTCCGGCGTCAGCGGCGCCGGGCACCTCAAGCTCGCGCTGCTGGACGCGCCGGAGCTGGACGCCATCGGCTTCGGCATGGCGGATCGCGTGTCGATGGTGGAGGGGCCGGTGGACCTGGCCTTCCAGGCCGGCTTCGACACCTTCCGGGGACAGCGAAAGCTGTCGCTGCGCCTCAAGGACCTGCGTCAGGCGGCGTGA